One part of the Desulfovibrio sp. genome encodes these proteins:
- the fabG gene encoding 3-oxoacyl-ACP reductase FabG, with protein sequence MQNSPIALITGASKGIGKTIALGLAADGFDIWLNYRNDHDAAEAVRDDIEALGRRCVLLPFDVADKNAVEAALDPLLAAETPYALINNAGFARDTVFGLMSEEQWDSVIGVHLNGFFHVSRKVVPRMQRARTGRVVNIVSTSGQAGMAGQVNYSAAKAGLIGATRALARELGRRNVLVNAVAPGFISTEMTAGLPVDEYMKSVPLGRPGLPEEVAGCVRFLCSNLSSYVTGQVLSVNGGLYM encoded by the coding sequence ATGCAAAATTCGCCCATTGCCCTGATAACTGGTGCAAGCAAAGGAATTGGCAAGACCATTGCTCTTGGTCTGGCAGCCGATGGTTTTGATATCTGGCTTAATTACCGTAACGACCACGACGCGGCCGAGGCCGTGCGCGACGATATTGAGGCTCTGGGCCGCAGATGCGTTTTGTTGCCATTTGACGTGGCGGATAAAAATGCGGTGGAAGCCGCCCTTGATCCTCTGCTGGCGGCAGAAACACCCTATGCCCTGATCAACAACGCGGGCTTTGCGCGCGATACTGTTTTTGGCCTTATGTCCGAAGAACAGTGGGATTCTGTTATTGGGGTGCATCTTAACGGGTTTTTTCATGTATCACGCAAGGTTGTGCCTCGTATGCAGCGGGCACGCACAGGGCGTGTGGTAAACATTGTTTCCACCTCGGGGCAGGCTGGCATGGCCGGTCAGGTTAACTATTCTGCCGCCAAGGCCGGTCTTATTGGCGCAACCCGCGCCCTTGCCCGCGAGCTTGGGCGGCGCAACGTACTTGTTAACGCCGTGGCCCCTGGTTTTATCAGCACAGAGATGACTGCCGGGCTGCCCGTAGACGAATATATGAAAAGCGTGCCCCTCGGCAGGCCGGGTTTGCCGGAAGAAGTGGCAGGGTGCGTGCGTTTTTTGTGTTCAAATCTGTCATCGTACGTGACCGGGCAGGTACTGTCCGTCAACGGCGGATTGTACATGTGA
- a CDS encoding beta-ketoacyl-[acyl-carrier-protein] synthase family protein, whose translation MRRVVITGVGLVSVLGVSRDQVANALYNGVSGIVAEPQRLEQGFRSPLTGRIDGFDGARHLTRKQRKSMPDFAIQAHAATLDALNQAGLAPEDLRSDRYGLVFGNDSTVQSVVDQQAALLEAGCTSGMGSGHVFRCMNSTITMNLNVLFGNTGPSWTVSAACASGAYAIGQAADQIRLGRLDSVVCGAAQELNWPSVCSFDGLGAFSVRTPAVEASRPFDKSRDGLVPSGGAAALLLEDYDTARKRNAPILAEVLGFGCSADGETLSVPSRTGLARAMRMALAEGGLNTADVDVVNAHATSTPQGDAAEAANLRAVFGSGCPDVMALKSLTGHELWMSGAAQVAYAVIMAQAGFTAATINYEGPDEDTAGIPVLVRRREQPPRVVLSNAAGFGGSNASIALRLG comes from the coding sequence ATGCGGCGAGTTGTCATAACTGGCGTGGGGTTGGTATCTGTTCTGGGCGTGAGCCGCGATCAGGTAGCCAATGCGCTGTATAATGGAGTTTCTGGCATTGTGGCCGAGCCACAGCGGCTGGAGCAGGGATTTCGCAGCCCGCTTACCGGGCGTATTGATGGGTTTGACGGCGCGCGCCATCTTACCCGCAAGCAGCGCAAGAGCATGCCTGATTTTGCCATTCAGGCGCATGCGGCAACTCTTGATGCCCTGAATCAGGCCGGGCTTGCGCCAGAGGATCTGCGATCAGACCGATACGGTCTTGTTTTTGGCAATGACTCCACCGTGCAGTCTGTTGTTGATCAGCAGGCCGCACTGCTGGAAGCAGGCTGTACCTCTGGTATGGGCAGCGGACATGTCTTTCGCTGCATGAATTCCACCATCACCATGAATCTTAATGTGCTGTTCGGTAACACCGGCCCAAGCTGGACGGTAAGCGCTGCCTGCGCCAGCGGTGCGTATGCCATCGGCCAGGCGGCAGACCAGATTCGCCTTGGGAGACTCGACAGCGTGGTCTGCGGGGCGGCACAGGAACTAAACTGGCCGTCAGTCTGCTCCTTTGACGGTTTGGGGGCTTTTTCTGTACGCACCCCGGCGGTTGAGGCCTCACGCCCCTTTGACAAAAGCAGGGATGGACTGGTTCCCAGTGGCGGTGCTGCGGCCCTGTTGCTCGAAGATTATGACACGGCCCGCAAGCGTAATGCCCCCATTCTGGCGGAAGTGCTGGGATTTGGTTGCAGCGCGGATGGCGAAACCCTTTCCGTACCCAGCCGTACAGGCCTTGCGCGGGCCATGCGCATGGCTCTGGCAGAGGGCGGGCTGAACACAGCTGATGTGGATGTTGTCAACGCGCACGCCACATCCACCCCGCAAGGTGACGCCGCAGAGGCAGCCAACCTGCGCGCTGTGTTCGGCTCTGGCTGCCCCGATGTCATGGCGCTGAAAAGCCTCACCGGGCATGAGCTGTGGATGTCTGGCGCGGCTCAGGTGGCCTATGCCGTTATTATGGCACAGGCGGGTTTTACGGCTGCCACCATAAATTATGAAGGGCCGGACGAGGATACCGCCGGTATTCCCGTACTTGTTCGCAGGCGGGAACAACCTCCGCGTGTGGTGCTGAGCAATGCGGCAGGCTTTGGCGGCAGCAACGCCAGTATTGCCCTGAGGCTCGGCTGA
- a CDS encoding FAD-dependent oxidoreductase: MRCVVAGSGITGLTAALLLARQGHDVTVVEAGARVAPLLRGFWREGLYFDTGFHCGGGLHAGGVLRRWLRALGVERHLQQVTTHRTEVFHFADGQVYCLPAGHGVVEETVEWQFPGSGAAMATFLRLMDAELGHSPYLNPAVRAEPAFALNSAGSIAQYTASAGFPAHLQAMIGTRCLLYGVRPEESSLEEYSLVAGPYFQSSGSWQGGGLALVEALLACLNEQGVTIRCNATVTGIDADKAQGVRGVHLGDGSSLACERCFFTGHPSQLEKLIPRGLVRPAYLHRISELPETRSAMLLFAETRDCLDENESIYLLPHPSAQELFPGVESAQPSVYLFCDRPQADGRKAVMAVALMENNDLPVGNPHPRPVCYVGWKREASARLQAYIEQRLPELAGHWRVLDAASPLTMRHWVHGATGSLYGVQHHMGAMPMLPVTRLPGLFLAGQNILLPGVLGGMVSAALAVGFSFGHDNVLKEFRECAEDE, from the coding sequence ATGCGCTGCGTGGTTGCAGGCAGCGGCATTACCGGGTTGACCGCCGCTCTGCTGCTGGCGCGCCAAGGGCACGATGTTACGGTTGTGGAGGCGGGAGCGCGGGTTGCCCCTCTGTTACGCGGTTTCTGGCGTGAGGGCCTGTATTTTGACACGGGCTTTCACTGTGGCGGCGGGTTGCATGCCGGGGGCGTGTTGCGCCGCTGGCTGCGGGCGCTGGGTGTAGAAAGGCATTTGCAGCAGGTCACGACTCATCGCACCGAGGTTTTTCACTTTGCTGATGGGCAGGTTTATTGCCTTCCCGCTGGGCACGGTGTCGTAGAAGAGACTGTTGAGTGGCAGTTTCCGGGATCAGGCGCGGCCATGGCTACATTCCTGCGTCTTATGGATGCAGAGCTGGGCCATTCTCCCTACCTCAACCCTGCCGTGCGGGCCGAGCCTGCGTTTGCGCTCAACAGCGCGGGCAGCATTGCCCAGTATACTGCATCCGCGGGCTTTCCTGCCCATTTGCAGGCCATGATTGGCACACGGTGCCTTTTATATGGTGTGCGTCCTGAAGAATCTTCACTTGAAGAATATTCCCTTGTGGCCGGGCCGTATTTTCAGTCCAGCGGTTCGTGGCAAGGTGGTGGGCTGGCGCTGGTTGAGGCGCTTCTAGCCTGCCTCAATGAGCAGGGCGTAACCATTCGTTGCAATGCCACCGTTACAGGTATTGATGCTGACAAGGCGCAGGGTGTACGCGGCGTGCATCTGGGCGATGGCTCTAGCCTTGCCTGCGAGCGCTGTTTTTTTACCGGGCACCCGTCGCAGCTTGAAAAGCTGATTCCCCGGGGGCTTGTGCGCCCGGCCTATCTGCACCGCATAAGCGAACTGCCCGAAACACGTTCTGCAATGCTGCTGTTTGCCGAAACCCGTGATTGTCTGGATGAAAACGAAAGCATCTACCTTCTGCCTCATCCTTCGGCGCAAGAATTGTTCCCCGGGGTGGAGAGCGCGCAACCCAGCGTGTATCTTTTTTGCGACAGGCCGCAGGCAGATGGCAGGAAAGCCGTGATGGCCGTTGCTCTAATGGAAAACAACGACCTGCCCGTTGGCAACCCCCATCCGCGACCGGTCTGCTATGTGGGGTGGAAGCGTGAGGCCTCTGCCCGATTACAGGCATACATTGAACAGCGCCTGCCGGAACTGGCAGGGCACTGGCGGGTTTTGGATGCTGCAAGCCCGCTGACCATGCGACACTGGGTTCATGGTGCAACGGGCAGCCTCTACGGTGTGCAGCACCATATGGGCGCCATGCCCATGCTGCCTGTCACCCGTTTACCGGGGCTGTTTCTGGCCGGGCAGAATATTCTGCTGCCCGGTGTGCTTGGCGGCATGGTCAGCGCCGCGCTGGCCGTGGGGTTTTCCTTTGGTCACGATAACGTTCTCAAGGAGTTCAGGGAATGCGCGGAAGACGAGTAG
- a CDS encoding beta-ketoacyl-[acyl-carrier-protein] synthase family protein: protein MRGRRVVVTGMGAVSPFGEGVPAMYDGVSQNRCALSPLPEYKLEGLSCRVAGLVPPLQEKRIPRELRRSMSPMSIFACLAAWEALTSAGLSTRPEPRMGVAVGSTVGSPTMLHEFFEMFLREHSVESMRSTVFFKVMSHTVAANVALACGCAGRTLAPAAACASGLMSLCLGFEAIAAGREEMMLCGGADEFHLLTSATFDRLGAASHVEDPDCASRPFDMDRTGIVCGEGAGILLLESLENAQARNAPILAEIRGAAMSSSPGSIAQPDSAAIADCMRRTLEDADAQPQDVAYVNAHATATEFGDIAEGQAIEAVFGSSMPVSSFKGHLGHTMAASGALESILCIEMLQTSTFFPTRGLQKPDVRCGNLNHMNKQMYKPSGLVLKNSFALGGCNCTIIFDRLHENSMNVEKNER from the coding sequence ATGCGCGGAAGACGAGTAGTCGTTACTGGCATGGGGGCGGTTTCGCCATTTGGCGAGGGTGTGCCTGCCATGTACGATGGTGTGAGCCAAAACCGTTGCGCGCTTTCCCCTCTGCCAGAGTACAAACTTGAGGGTTTGTCGTGCCGGGTTGCCGGCCTGGTGCCTCCGTTGCAGGAAAAACGTATTCCCCGTGAATTGCGGCGGTCCATGTCGCCCATGTCCATTTTTGCCTGCCTGGCCGCCTGGGAGGCTTTGACCAGTGCCGGACTGAGCACGCGCCCCGAGCCGCGTATGGGCGTGGCGGTTGGCTCAACCGTGGGCAGCCCCACCATGCTGCACGAATTTTTTGAAATGTTTTTGCGTGAGCACAGCGTTGAAAGCATGCGCAGTACCGTTTTTTTCAAGGTCATGAGCCACACGGTTGCCGCCAATGTGGCCCTGGCTTGTGGATGCGCCGGGCGCACCCTTGCACCTGCAGCAGCCTGCGCTTCAGGCCTTATGAGTCTGTGTCTCGGTTTTGAGGCCATCGCGGCAGGACGTGAGGAAATGATGCTCTGCGGCGGTGCGGACGAATTCCATCTTTTGACATCTGCCACGTTTGACCGCCTGGGCGCTGCCTCGCATGTGGAAGACCCTGACTGTGCCTCGCGTCCGTTTGATATGGATCGCACAGGCATTGTTTGTGGAGAGGGTGCGGGCATTCTGCTGCTGGAAAGCCTGGAGAACGCGCAAGCCCGCAATGCACCCATACTGGCCGAAATACGCGGCGCGGCCATGTCCTCCTCGCCCGGCAGCATTGCCCAGCCAGACTCGGCCGCCATAGCCGACTGTATGCGCAGAACTCTTGAAGATGCCGATGCCCAGCCGCAGGATGTGGCCTATGTAAACGCCCACGCTACAGCTACTGAATTCGGCGATATCGCGGAAGGGCAGGCCATCGAGGCCGTTTTTGGCTCTTCAATGCCCGTCAGCAGTTTCAAGGGGCACTTGGGGCATACCATGGCGGCCAGCGGCGCGCTGGAAAGTATTTTGTGCATAGAAATGCTGCAGACGTCCACCTTTTTTCCGACACGCGGATTACAAAAACCCGATGTTAGATGTGGAAATCTGAATCACATGAATAAACAGATGTATAAACCAAGTGGATTGGTATTAAAAAATAGTTTTGCACTTGGTGGTTGCAATTGCACTATCATTTTTGATAGGTTGCATGAAAATTCAATGAATGTGGAAAAGAATGAACGATAA
- a CDS encoding phosphopantetheine-binding protein codes for MNDNKIRETIDAALSEEFELSPEQLVPSAHIKEDLGLDSLDIVDMVIVLEKAFNFKLQNKESLVKIQTLGDIYAFIEALRDEGTVKSDQ; via the coding sequence ATGAACGATAATAAAATTAGAGAGACGATTGACGCGGCCTTGAGTGAAGAGTTTGAATTGTCCCCAGAACAGCTTGTTCCGTCGGCGCATATCAAGGAAGACCTTGGACTGGATAGCCTGGATATCGTGGATATGGTCATTGTGCTGGAAAAGGCCTTCAACTTTAAATTGCAGAATAAAGAATCCTTGGTGAAAATACAGACACTAGGGGATATTTATGCATTCATCGAGGCCCTGCGCGATGAAGGTACCGTTAAGTCGGATCAGTAA
- a CDS encoding lysophospholipid acyltransferase family protein codes for MTLCIAVLHAVFPRTMCSANRRYIWLYGRSTLFLLRPWLPVRMRNSQMAVEHPGSVVVCNHQSFLDIYLLAAQDQANVCLITKSWPFRLLFFFAPTMRSAEYIDAESLPTEQVEAQCLERLRDGATLVVFPEGSRTRTGALGKFRSGAFHVAVKAGRPVLPLLIHNSFQVFPPGGKGFYPATIHMEFLDPVWPQTFSEELLPHRAMMRHVRNLYVKHLTNATGE; via the coding sequence ATGACGCTGTGTATTGCAGTGTTACATGCGGTTTTTCCCAGAACCATGTGCTCGGCCAACAGGCGGTATATCTGGCTGTATGGCCGCTCGACGCTGTTTTTGCTGCGGCCGTGGTTGCCGGTTCGTATGCGCAACTCCCAAATGGCCGTGGAGCATCCTGGTTCGGTTGTAGTATGCAACCATCAATCTTTTTTAGATATTTATCTGCTTGCAGCGCAGGATCAGGCCAATGTGTGCCTGATAACAAAAAGCTGGCCCTTCCGGCTGCTTTTTTTCTTTGCGCCCACCATGCGCAGCGCAGAGTATATTGATGCAGAGAGTTTGCCCACAGAGCAGGTTGAAGCTCAGTGCCTTGAGCGCCTGCGTGATGGAGCTACTCTGGTTGTGTTTCCGGAGGGCAGCCGAACCCGCACCGGGGCGTTGGGCAAGTTTCGGTCTGGCGCTTTTCATGTTGCCGTAAAGGCCGGGCGACCAGTGCTTCCATTACTTATCCACAACAGCTTTCAGGTGTTTCCTCCTGGTGGCAAAGGTTTTTATCCTGCAACCATCCATATGGAATTTCTTGATCCTGTGTGGCCACAGACCTTTTCTGAAGAACTTTTACCGCATCGGGCCATGATGCGGCATGTCAGAAACCTTTATGTAAAACATTTAACGAATGCGACAGGAGAATAA
- a CDS encoding outer membrane lipoprotein carrier protein LolA: MRSSKALLLLASLLMVFASASAFSAQSQAVGSADALLDAAARQSAGIGSLSADFMQEKSMTVLARPMTSQGYFCLRRGDHAANTQASRPADASGFQPTDSLLWAYTRPLASGFIYKDGRGALWEGTPEATRPANERESTVITAIIRNILDWISIDPAALRATYRLERPQADKPVLTLYPLRQSFFARLEVTFADDLKSVRQLTFTERNGDSVRIVFNRTQINEALPAPCASLGTTGNNGK, encoded by the coding sequence ATGCGCTCATCCAAGGCCCTGTTGCTTCTGGCCAGCCTCTTGATGGTTTTTGCTTCTGCATCAGCTTTTTCTGCGCAGAGTCAGGCGGTTGGCAGCGCTGACGCTCTGCTTGACGCAGCTGCACGGCAAAGCGCTGGCATTGGCAGCTTGAGCGCCGATTTTATGCAGGAAAAATCCATGACTGTGTTGGCCCGCCCCATGACCTCGCAAGGCTATTTTTGCCTGCGCCGTGGAGATCATGCAGCTAATACACAAGCGAGTAGACCTGCTGACGCCAGCGGTTTTCAACCCACCGACAGCCTGCTTTGGGCTTATACCCGTCCTCTTGCTTCTGGATTTATCTACAAGGATGGACGGGGCGCACTGTGGGAGGGCACGCCGGAAGCAACGCGCCCTGCCAACGAGCGTGAATCCACAGTTATTACAGCCATAATACGGAATATTCTGGACTGGATCAGCATTGATCCTGCGGCCCTGCGCGCCACCTACAGGCTTGAGCGCCCGCAGGCAGACAAGCCCGTACTGACGCTTTATCCTCTGCGCCAGTCTTTTTTTGCCCGGCTTGAAGTGACGTTTGCCGATGACCTCAAGAGTGTGCGGCAGCTGACCTTTACAGAACGCAACGGTGATTCGGTGCGCATTGTTTTTAACCGCACCCAGATCAACGAGGCCTTGCCAGCGCCCTGCGCGTCGCTGGGCACAACGGGTAACAATGGTAAGTAG
- a CDS encoding acyl-CoA thioesterase codes for MSMHRASRTRRRGAPEVPSLCVSVPRTVRFEEVDAVRFMWHGRYASWLEDGREAMGQAYGISYLDFRESGVVVPLKLFHLDFHHPLLYGQTYTIHAELFWNEAAVLDFEYRIEDAQGLVTTTASTTQLMLDLNGNLLMEPPAFYREFCAQWRQGKAICRL; via the coding sequence ATGAGCATGCACCGTGCCTCACGCACCCGCCGCCGTGGCGCGCCGGAAGTACCCTCGCTTTGCGTAAGTGTTCCGCGCACCGTGCGGTTTGAAGAGGTGGACGCCGTGCGCTTCATGTGGCACGGCCGTTATGCCAGCTGGCTTGAAGATGGCCGCGAAGCAATGGGGCAAGCCTATGGCATCAGTTATCTCGATTTTCGCGAAAGTGGCGTGGTGGTGCCTCTCAAGCTCTTTCATCTGGATTTCCATCATCCGCTGCTGTACGGTCAGACATACACCATCCATGCAGAATTGTTCTGGAATGAAGCTGCCGTGCTGGATTTTGAATACCGCATTGAAGACGCGCAAGGCCTTGTGACCACCACCGCCAGCACAACCCAGCTTATGCTGGATCTGAACGGCAACCTGCTCATGGAGCCACCAGCCTTTTACCGTGAATTCTGCGCGCAGTGGCGGCAGGGCAAGGCCATATGCCGCCTGTAA
- a CDS encoding DUF2062 domain-containing protein, with protein MPPVTAVVIPVYNHREGVRNVVQRALGHCSTVIVVDDGSTDGSADSLEGLPVTLVRLPRNGGKGVALLAGAAEATRLGAAHMITLDADGQHYPEDIPLFFQAIAQNPGAIIVGCRDFSVPHVPGSSRFGRAFSAFWMRVQTGARVRDMQSGFRAYPLRLLDCLKFTEPGYAFEVEVLVRAVWAGFEVHEIDIRVYYPPREERVSHFKAFKDNVRISLLNTRLTIRALVPVPFRQHNVDEQGRISLLRPMDSLRRLLADRATPWQLGRSAAVAIAVSTLPLPGLQSILLLLCIGWLRLSRLCALAMIPLTWPPFVPGLGVLLGYRLRNGNWLTEFSLQTLGYEAPQRILDWLVGALALAPVLGLLAGAVVWILACLAAHGMAQRCDDA; from the coding sequence ATGCCGCCTGTAACAGCCGTGGTCATTCCGGTGTACAACCACCGGGAAGGCGTGCGCAATGTGGTGCAGCGCGCCCTGGGCCATTGCAGCACAGTTATTGTGGTTGACGATGGCTCCACAGACGGCAGTGCTGACAGCCTGGAAGGCTTGCCCGTTACCCTTGTGCGCCTGCCGCGTAATGGCGGCAAGGGGGTCGCCTTGCTGGCTGGCGCAGCCGAGGCCACAAGGCTGGGTGCTGCCCACATGATTACGCTTGATGCAGACGGGCAACACTACCCGGAAGACATCCCGCTGTTTTTTCAGGCTATTGCGCAGAACCCCGGCGCGATTATTGTGGGATGCCGCGATTTTAGTGTGCCGCATGTGCCGGGTTCGTCCCGTTTTGGCAGGGCATTTTCTGCATTCTGGATGCGTGTGCAGACCGGTGCCCGGGTGCGCGACATGCAGAGCGGTTTTCGCGCCTATCCTTTGCGCTTGCTGGACTGTCTGAAATTTACCGAGCCTGGCTACGCCTTTGAGGTAGAGGTGCTGGTACGCGCCGTCTGGGCCGGATTTGAAGTACATGAAATAGACATTCGGGTGTATTATCCACCGCGGGAAGAACGTGTTTCACACTTCAAGGCATTCAAGGACAATGTTCGCATTTCTCTGTTGAATACGCGGCTCACCATACGTGCGCTGGTGCCGGTGCCCTTTCGTCAGCACAATGTGGATGAGCAGGGCCGTATCTCCTTGTTGCGGCCCATGGATTCACTGCGTCGTCTGCTTGCAGACAGGGCAACACCGTGGCAGCTCGGACGTTCGGCTGCGGTGGCCATAGCGGTTTCCACACTGCCTTTGCCGGGCTTGCAGAGCATTCTGCTTTTGTTGTGCATAGGCTGGCTGCGCTTGAGCAGGCTTTGTGCACTAGCCATGATTCCGCTCACGTGGCCGCCTTTTGTGCCGGGACTTGGGGTTTTGCTGGGTTACAGGCTGCGCAATGGCAACTGGCTGACAGAATTTTCTTTGCAAACCCTTGGCTACGAAGCTCCTCAGCGCATACTGGACTGGCTGGTGGGCGCGCTGGCGCTTGCTCCTGTACTTGGCCTGCTGGCTGGGGCCGTAGTATGGATACTGGCCTGCCTAGCTGCGCACGGAATGGCGCAACGGTGCGACGATGCATAA
- a CDS encoding lysophospholipid acyltransferase family protein: MLFVARMVLAFVVLYYAMLPHVRQRCAAYIERRFPDAGGWRRFAHAYLLYLNFGQVLLDRMIAGVTGRFPFCETDQHVRQCFVEAGDNPHGCIVLTAHIGAWQVGIAGLDQFDRPVNVVQLYNPTDQGKHYFQHGKGRPFRIIDSADPVGSMVEAAAALQRGEVVCLMGDRLHGTRQTGQGVDVAFMGGSIRVPVSAYALASITGAELLMLFTVRENGVTRVFKAERLAVPAGLPRRDVLVFQPYAQQFAAAMETVVERHPYQFFNFYDMWSQ, from the coding sequence ATGCTCTTTGTGGCGCGTATGGTGTTGGCTTTTGTTGTATTGTATTATGCCATGCTGCCCCATGTGCGCCAGCGGTGCGCGGCCTATATTGAACGTCGTTTTCCCGACGCAGGGGGGTGGCGCAGGTTTGCGCACGCCTACCTCCTGTACCTGAACTTTGGGCAGGTGCTGTTGGACCGGATGATTGCCGGAGTAACGGGTCGTTTTCCTTTTTGCGAAACAGACCAGCATGTGCGGCAGTGTTTTGTTGAGGCCGGGGACAACCCGCATGGCTGCATTGTGCTGACTGCGCACATTGGCGCTTGGCAGGTGGGCATTGCCGGGCTTGACCAGTTCGACCGACCGGTGAATGTGGTACAGTTGTATAACCCGACAGATCAGGGCAAACACTATTTTCAGCACGGCAAGGGCCGGCCTTTCAGAATCATCGATTCTGCTGATCCTGTGGGTTCGATGGTAGAGGCTGCTGCAGCGTTGCAGCGTGGCGAGGTGGTTTGCCTTATGGGTGACCGCCTGCATGGCACACGGCAAACGGGGCAGGGGGTGGATGTGGCTTTTATGGGCGGCAGTATTCGCGTTCCGGTCAGCGCATACGCCCTTGCGTCCATCACCGGGGCAGAACTGCTCATGCTTTTTACCGTGCGCGAAAATGGCGTAACCAGAGTTTTCAAGGCAGAGCGGCTGGCCGTTCCTGCTGGTTTGCCGCGCCGCGATGTTCTTGTTTTTCAGCCGTATGCACAGCAGTTTGCCGCAGCCATGGAGACAGTTGTGGAACGGCATCCTTACCAGTTCTTTAATTTTTACGATATGTGGTCGCAATGA
- a CDS encoding phosphopantetheine-binding protein: MMTKNELESALKVAIIDGLRLEDVTVEDIDSSAPLFGDSGLMLDSLDAVELVVVVEKHFGVAIADAEEARKAFTSVSGLADFIITRKAQA, translated from the coding sequence ATGATGACAAAAAATGAATTGGAATCTGCCCTGAAAGTGGCAATTATTGACGGTCTGCGCCTTGAAGATGTTACTGTTGAAGATATTGATTCTTCGGCTCCGCTGTTTGGCGATTCCGGCCTGATGCTGGATTCGTTGGACGCTGTGGAGCTTGTGGTGGTCGTTGAAAAGCATTTTGGCGTTGCCATTGCAGATGCCGAAGAAGCGCGCAAGGCCTTTACCTCTGTAAGCGGGCTTGCAGACTTTATCATCACCCGCAAAGCGCAGGCGTGA
- a CDS encoding beta-ketoacyl-[acyl-carrier-protein] synthase family protein: MRITMQHGSGVVVTGMACLCAAGDTPAAVLDGLQNGRRGLVAASVLDSRALPYPFFGLDEKYFPGGRKHSAQDTLTLARAVCRSALAEAALPQHLLREAGVVLGTTAGSASHFLEAYAASREDAAGQSTADSASCPCLAPCADRDDYFSANLALEMDVDARGPRLTVTDACTSGADAIGLAMDLITSGQCQCVLCGGADALSLVPHTGFARLMIYSDQPCRPFDRDRKGLNLGEGAAALVLESAEHARRRNANVLGLVLGYGNASDAHHFTAPHPEGRGLASAIRSALRQAGLAAADIAFVNAHGTSTLENDRVEGRLLRTMLPGVPVWASKGGTGHTLGAAGALEAVLTLEALRCGTVPASPGFSSVDPEIGFAPTQSPLPAVLPCALSTSLGFGGGNAALVMGRARP; the protein is encoded by the coding sequence GTGAGAATAACAATGCAGCACGGCTCTGGTGTTGTTGTAACAGGCATGGCCTGCCTGTGCGCGGCGGGCGATACCCCAGCTGCGGTGCTGGATGGCCTGCAAAACGGGCGGCGTGGGCTGGTTGCGGCATCTGTGCTGGACAGTCGCGCATTACCGTATCCGTTTTTTGGGCTGGATGAAAAGTATTTTCCCGGCGGGCGCAAGCATTCCGCGCAGGATACCCTTACGCTTGCCAGGGCCGTATGCCGCAGCGCGCTTGCCGAGGCAGCGCTGCCGCAGCATCTGTTGCGCGAGGCGGGCGTTGTGCTGGGCACAACAGCAGGGAGTGCATCGCATTTTTTGGAGGCTTATGCCGCCAGCCGCGAAGATGCGGCAGGGCAATCCACAGCAGATTCTGCCAGCTGCCCATGCCTCGCACCCTGTGCCGACCGCGACGACTACTTTAGCGCCAATCTGGCGCTGGAGATGGACGTGGACGCCCGTGGCCCGCGCCTTACGGTTACCGATGCCTGTACTTCTGGCGCAGACGCCATAGGGCTGGCAATGGATCTCATCACCTCCGGGCAGTGCCAGTGTGTGCTGTGCGGCGGTGCTGACGCTCTGAGCCTTGTGCCGCATACCGGCTTTGCGCGGCTGATGATATATTCCGACCAGCCCTGCCGTCCCTTTGACCGCGACCGCAAAGGCCTGAATCTTGGTGAGGGTGCTGCCGCGCTGGTTCTGGAAAGTGCCGAGCATGCGCGCAGGCGTAACGCCAATGTGCTGGGGCTGGTGCTGGGCTATGGCAACGCATCTGACGCGCACCACTTTACCGCGCCGCATCCTGAAGGGCGGGGTTTGGCTTCTGCCATACGCTCGGCCTTGCGCCAGGCAGGCCTTGCGGCGGCAGACATTGCCTTTGTGAATGCCCATGGCACGTCTACCCTTGAAAATGACAGGGTTGAAGGACGGCTTTTACGCACCATGCTGCCGGGTGTACCCGTATGGGCCAGCAAGGGCGGCACCGGACATACCCTTGGAGCTGCTGGCGCGCTGGAAGCGGTGCTGACTCTTGAAGCCCTGCGCTGTGGCACAGTTCCGGCCTCACCGGGATTCAGCTCTGTTGATCCCGAAATCGGTTTTGCGCCCACGCAGAGCCCACTTCCGGCTGTCTTACCTTGTGCGCTTTCAACCTCACTGGGCTTTGGCGGCGGCAATGCCGCCCTGGTGATGGGGAGGGCCAGACCATGA